A single region of the Gracilibacillus caseinilyticus genome encodes:
- a CDS encoding TlpA family protein disulfide reductase translates to MWKNIISISIIILLVGIFIVTNFTNIGQDEHKPNIIDVTGDTSVEGGSISAPNAYQVNEGEEAPNFTLENREGEEQQAFDHDKPYTLVNFWATWCPPCVEEMPALQKFQQQNAETVQVVAVNVTNTETSKEVVYDFLDNGTFEYPILFDEEDIVYDGYSIINMPTSLLIRTSDLKILKRINGSMTLEQMQKYLEDAQSS, encoded by the coding sequence ATGTGGAAAAACATTATTTCCATTTCGATTATTATACTGTTGGTTGGCATATTTATTGTGACCAATTTTACAAATATCGGCCAAGATGAGCACAAACCTAATATTATTGATGTAACCGGTGATACGTCCGTAGAAGGCGGTTCGATAAGCGCGCCGAACGCTTATCAAGTAAACGAAGGGGAAGAAGCGCCAAATTTCACCCTGGAAAATCGTGAAGGGGAAGAGCAGCAAGCCTTCGACCATGATAAGCCGTACACGTTGGTTAATTTCTGGGCAACCTGGTGTCCGCCATGTGTGGAAGAAATGCCAGCGTTACAAAAGTTCCAGCAACAAAATGCCGAAACGGTACAAGTTGTGGCTGTAAATGTCACAAATACCGAAACATCAAAAGAAGTGGTCTATGATTTCCTTGATAATGGTACATTCGAATACCCCATATTATTTGACGAGGAAGACATCGTCTATGACGGATATTCTATTATCAATATGCCCACATCCTTATTGATCAGAACCAGTGACCTTAAAATATTGAAACGAATCAATGGGTCAATGACGCTTGAACAAATGCAAAAGTATTTAGAAGATGCTCAGAGCAGTTAA
- a CDS encoding DUF2621 domain-containing protein: MVGEDKLSFEFMTFIVLWTFVLLGLIAIGGYFMFRKFLKSLPKDDGKSDLDWQQHYIDQSIHLWKDAEKQFLEELVAPVPELFRDVARQKIAGKIGQIALEKNEQAITQETLIQGYIMATPKRDHKFLRKKLKEKEIDVTPYERFFQFSPEDYQNKKYAARTR; encoded by the coding sequence ATGGTAGGTGAGGATAAGTTGTCTTTTGAATTTATGACGTTTATCGTGTTGTGGACCTTTGTTTTGTTAGGCTTAATTGCCATAGGCGGTTATTTTATGTTTCGGAAATTTTTAAAAAGTTTACCTAAAGATGACGGAAAATCTGATTTGGATTGGCAGCAACATTATATCGACCAATCAATCCATTTATGGAAAGATGCTGAAAAGCAATTTCTCGAGGAATTAGTAGCTCCTGTTCCTGAATTGTTCCGTGATGTCGCGAGGCAAAAAATTGCCGGCAAAATTGGTCAGATTGCATTGGAAAAAAATGAGCAAGCAATTACGCAGGAAACCTTAATACAAGGGTATATCATGGCAACACCAAAAAGAGACCATAAATTTTTACGAAAAAAACTTAAAGAAAAAGAAATAGACGTCACTCCATACGAGCGTTTTTTTCAATTTTCCCCAGAAGATTATCAAAACAAAAAATACGCAGCAAGAACACGTTAA
- a CDS encoding AAA family ATPase, with protein sequence MQQWTEIEQKIQSWNSLDDIPPFNEIEILRLLEEVEQSSYSLSKGTEALLYSMLTFFRLKRNVTDDHLNHHLEQLKQDSEHPMVGEVQSLKHYLSVYQELAHVDLTQYQMRETDFDPVKLKKAKALVTELIDLAKLQVGGTGSTSNLKKVYDQIFVQIEELEDLAEGLIFALEQRKSTKEIQPYNDAIEKLRHYITLFHDRLPDFMKDESSEDPLDALHQMVGLQDVKQYINQYYHYLKYQQRRKEAGFQMVDEQGLNMVITGNPGTGKTTIARLLANIYYRLGLLKNNHVVEVNRSQLVGSFMGQSEENTLSYVKKAVGGVLFIDEAYNLKREDQTGNDYGQAVIDTLVSSMTSSDYANQFAVIIAGYPEEMEHFLWSNQGLRSRFPDGNFIHLPDFSNNELAQIAEDTALQNDYFFTEKAINQFISLIEKSRVDESFGNARTVKDLVLKVIFHIGAKHLLPLEGSWLSHMRITEQDVVDLDDQQDTLNKPMEQLDQLIGLDNVKEEVKKLSAFVQVQQKRKSLQLPKVPIQLHAVFSGNPGTGKTTVAKLYAQILKQCGLLKRGHLVVASRSDLVAGYVGQTAIKTKNKVREALGGVLFIDEAYALNRGQKDFGKEAIDTLVDEMTRHNENLVIILAGYQREMESFISSNPGLESRFKKYFHFQDYTREQLMDMTRFHAHEYQYKLEEAVIPFLLEQFDNTKITGNGRFIVNLINEAIQYQALRLDLETDEVDSFEWLTEKDFALAWNSMRRTN encoded by the coding sequence ATGCAACAGTGGACAGAGATAGAGCAAAAAATTCAAAGTTGGAATTCGCTTGACGACATTCCTCCATTTAATGAGATTGAAATACTGCGATTGCTCGAGGAAGTCGAGCAATCGTCTTATTCGTTATCCAAAGGTACAGAGGCGTTGTTATACAGTATGCTGACTTTTTTTCGCTTGAAACGTAATGTAACAGACGATCATTTGAATCATCATCTTGAACAACTGAAACAGGATAGTGAACATCCGATGGTCGGAGAGGTCCAGTCACTGAAACATTATTTATCGGTTTATCAAGAATTGGCACATGTTGATTTAACGCAGTATCAGATGCGCGAAACAGATTTTGATCCGGTGAAATTAAAAAAAGCGAAGGCTTTAGTAACGGAACTAATTGATCTAGCGAAATTGCAAGTAGGTGGAACGGGGAGCACAAGTAACTTAAAAAAAGTATATGATCAAATATTTGTTCAAATCGAGGAATTAGAAGACCTGGCAGAAGGACTGATCTTTGCACTTGAACAACGAAAATCGACAAAAGAGATTCAGCCTTATAATGATGCCATCGAGAAACTGCGTCATTATATCACGCTGTTTCATGACAGGTTACCTGATTTTATGAAAGACGAGTCCAGTGAAGATCCGTTAGATGCATTACATCAAATGGTTGGACTTCAGGATGTGAAACAGTATATCAATCAATACTACCATTATTTAAAGTATCAGCAACGCCGAAAAGAAGCGGGCTTCCAAATGGTAGATGAACAAGGCTTAAACATGGTGATTACGGGTAACCCAGGTACGGGGAAAACGACGATAGCCCGGTTACTGGCTAATATATATTACCGGCTTGGGTTATTGAAAAATAACCATGTTGTGGAAGTAAACCGTTCGCAGCTTGTTGGCTCCTTTATGGGGCAAAGTGAAGAAAATACATTAAGCTATGTAAAAAAAGCTGTTGGTGGTGTCCTGTTTATCGATGAAGCGTATAACTTAAAACGAGAAGACCAGACTGGCAATGATTATGGACAAGCTGTCATTGATACGCTGGTTTCCAGTATGACAAGTTCAGACTATGCGAATCAGTTTGCTGTGATTATAGCAGGTTATCCAGAAGAAATGGAACACTTTCTCTGGTCGAATCAAGGACTCAGAAGCCGATTTCCAGACGGCAACTTCATCCATTTACCTGATTTTTCGAATAATGAGCTTGCCCAAATCGCAGAAGATACAGCGTTGCAGAATGATTACTTTTTTACGGAAAAAGCAATTAACCAATTTATTTCCTTAATAGAGAAGTCTCGTGTCGATGAATCTTTTGGTAACGCTAGAACGGTAAAAGATTTAGTCTTAAAAGTTATTTTTCATATTGGTGCGAAACATCTATTGCCATTGGAAGGTAGTTGGCTGTCTCATATGCGGATTACCGAGCAGGATGTAGTAGACTTAGACGATCAACAGGACACTTTGAATAAACCGATGGAGCAGTTAGATCAATTAATAGGGCTCGATAATGTGAAAGAAGAAGTGAAAAAATTATCAGCATTTGTGCAAGTTCAGCAGAAACGGAAATCATTACAGCTTCCAAAAGTACCAATTCAATTGCATGCAGTATTTTCAGGAAATCCTGGAACAGGAAAAACTACTGTTGCCAAATTGTATGCTCAGATTCTAAAACAATGCGGTTTATTAAAACGTGGACACCTAGTGGTAGCATCAAGAAGTGACCTCGTTGCCGGCTACGTTGGCCAAACCGCGATCAAGACAAAAAATAAAGTACGAGAAGCTCTTGGTGGCGTATTGTTTATCGATGAAGCCTATGCCCTTAACCGTGGTCAAAAAGATTTTGGCAAAGAGGCAATCGATACACTCGTAGATGAAATGACGCGACATAATGAGAACCTGGTCATTATTTTGGCTGGCTATCAGCGAGAAATGGAATCATTCATTTCTAGTAATCCTGGGTTGGAATCCCGTTTTAAGAAATATTTCCATTTCCAAGACTATACGAGAGAGCAATTAATGGATATGACAAGATTTCATGCCCATGAATATCAATATAAATTGGAAGAAGCAGTTATTCCATTTCTATTGGAGCAATTTGACAATACGAAAATCACTGGCAACGGTCGGTTTATTGTCAATTTAATCAATGAAGCGATCCAATACCAGGCACTTCGACTGGATTTAGAAACAGATGAAGTTGATTCCTTTGAATGGTTAACGGAGAAAGACTTTGCATTAGCTTGGAATTCAATGAGGAGGACAAATTAA
- a CDS encoding CoA-binding protein yields MNKENEQHTMQEILENTKTIAVVGLSDKPYRTSYQIAKAMQKEGYRIIPVNPNIEEVLGEKAYDSLAAINEPYELVNVFRRSAYVKALAEEIVKADAEYVWMQQGVTDSEAYDILVKHNKKVIMDRCIKVAHAVLMK; encoded by the coding sequence ATGAATAAAGAAAATGAACAGCATACGATGCAGGAAATACTAGAAAATACGAAAACAATTGCTGTTGTCGGTTTGTCTGATAAACCATACAGAACCTCGTATCAAATTGCTAAAGCAATGCAGAAGGAAGGGTATCGCATTATCCCTGTCAACCCAAATATAGAGGAAGTGTTGGGTGAAAAAGCATATGACAGTCTTGCAGCTATTAATGAACCATATGAATTAGTTAATGTATTTAGAAGGTCTGCCTATGTCAAAGCTCTTGCAGAAGAAATAGTCAAAGCGGATGCAGAATATGTTTGGATGCAGCAAGGCGTCACTGATTCAGAAGCATATGATATATTAGTAAAGCATAATAAAAAAGTTATAATGGATAGATGTATTAAGGTAGCGCATGCTGTCTTAATGAAATAA
- a CDS encoding ATP-binding protein yields MLNFADQPEGRSVSDESEQTIMLADLPKPILNKLETTGFDFICISDYAGKINYITSSIEKVLGFHKSQLMGKSVFRYIMREDQKYLRAYLDITTLQDQKFFIHIRNQIGRFIIFEVAIQIMDWHGEKKILALAKDISDKKQAEEMLIRSEKMSIAGQLAAGIAHEIRNPLTSLKGFVQLLQGGITSKEEYYKIMIEEIDKINAITSELLFISKPMTDDKNNENVNDLLHDVMTLLRTQANLYDIDLVLEAEQDCLVLCDRSQIKQVFINLIKNAIEEMANGGMIHVLVELRGKECMIAIKDQGPGIPKHLIHKLKEPFFTTKKNGTGLGLMISNQIIDNHHGRLEIESEKGQGSTFKIFLPTE; encoded by the coding sequence TTGCTTAATTTCGCCGACCAGCCTGAGGGTAGGAGTGTAAGTGATGAAAGTGAACAAACGATCATGCTTGCAGACTTACCAAAGCCTATTCTCAATAAATTAGAAACAACCGGATTTGATTTTATCTGTATTAGCGATTACGCTGGGAAAATTAATTATATTACAAGTTCGATTGAAAAGGTGTTAGGTTTTCATAAATCACAATTAATGGGAAAATCAGTATTTCGTTATATTATGAGAGAAGATCAAAAATATTTACGGGCCTACTTAGATATAACTACCCTACAAGATCAAAAATTTTTCATACATATTCGGAATCAGATTGGCAGATTTATCATATTTGAAGTTGCAATACAAATAATGGATTGGCATGGAGAAAAGAAAATCCTGGCTTTAGCGAAAGATATTTCTGATAAAAAGCAAGCGGAAGAAATGTTAATAAGGTCTGAGAAAATGTCGATCGCTGGTCAATTAGCTGCTGGTATTGCACATGAAATAAGAAACCCTCTAACTTCTCTGAAAGGCTTCGTCCAGCTGTTACAAGGTGGTATCACAAGTAAAGAGGAATATTATAAGATTATGATTGAGGAAATTGATAAGATAAATGCCATCACTTCTGAATTATTATTCATTTCCAAACCAATGACAGACGATAAGAATAATGAGAATGTGAATGATCTTCTGCATGACGTCATGACCTTGCTTCGTACACAAGCAAATTTATACGATATCGATCTAGTATTAGAAGCAGAGCAAGATTGCCTGGTACTTTGTGATCGTTCACAAATCAAGCAAGTATTTATTAATTTAATTAAGAACGCAATTGAAGAAATGGCAAATGGGGGCATGATCCATGTCTTGGTTGAACTTCGAGGGAAAGAATGCATGATTGCGATTAAAGATCAAGGTCCTGGTATACCGAAGCATTTGATCCATAAACTAAAGGAGCCTTTTTTTACCACGAAAAAGAACGGGACTGGTCTTGGTCTAATGATATCCAATCAAATTATTGATAACCATCATGGACGATTAGAAATTGAATCAGAGAAAGGGCAAGGAAGTACGTTTAAAATTTTCTTACCTACCGAATAA
- a CDS encoding acyl-CoA thioesterase gives MKVTTPIKVRYQETDQMGVVYHANYLIWFEIGRTAFIEELGFRYHDMESEGVVSPVIDVNIQFKQPIRYGHDAYVETWLVKYNGIRTTYGYRITDQNGEVAVTGETQHVIVKKDNFRPLSLKKHFPNWHEAYQRALQSEDA, from the coding sequence ATGAAAGTAACTACACCGATAAAAGTCAGATATCAAGAGACAGACCAAATGGGAGTAGTGTATCATGCCAATTATTTAATTTGGTTTGAAATTGGCAGAACTGCTTTTATTGAAGAACTGGGTTTCAGATACCATGATATGGAGTCAGAAGGTGTCGTCTCTCCAGTTATTGATGTCAATATTCAGTTTAAACAACCAATCCGATATGGACACGATGCATATGTGGAAACATGGCTTGTTAAATATAATGGGATAAGAACAACGTATGGTTACAGGATTACTGATCAGAATGGGGAAGTGGCTGTTACAGGGGAAACGCAGCACGTAATTGTCAAAAAAGATAATTTTCGTCCTCTATCTTTAAAAAAGCATTTTCCTAATTGGCATGAAGCATACCAACGTGCATTACAGAGTGAGGACGCATAA
- the yidD gene encoding membrane protein insertion efficiency factor YidD produces MLLIRFYQQFISPMFPPSCRFQPTCSQYSLECFQRFNVLKASYLSVIRILKCHPFHPGGFDPVPDKKTKH; encoded by the coding sequence ATGCTATTGATTCGATTTTATCAACAATTTATTAGCCCAATGTTTCCACCGAGCTGTCGATTTCAACCGACCTGCTCCCAATATAGTCTGGAATGCTTTCAACGCTTTAACGTGTTGAAAGCTTCCTATCTATCGGTCATACGCATTCTAAAGTGTCATCCCTTTCACCCAGGAGGATTCGATCCTGTCCCTGATAAAAAAACAAAACACTAA
- the acnA gene encoding aconitate hydratase AcnA, with amino-acid sequence MTNQNPFQAKKQFDLNGKTYNYYQLKALEEAGIGNIDRLPFSIRVLLESLIRQHDGHVIKDEHVKSLANWGKEKGEDVPFKPSRVILQDFTGVPAVVDLASLRKAMVDMGGSPDKINPEVPVDLVIDHSVQVDEYGTKNALQANMELEFERNAERYEFLNWAQKAFNNYRAVPPATGIVHQVNLEYIANVVHAIDNGDGEVDAFPDTLVGTDSHTTMINGLGVLGWGVGGIEAEAGMLGQPSYFPAPEVIGVKFTGSFPNGTTATDLALKVTQVLREKKVVGKFVEFFGPGLEDMPLADRATISNMAPEYGATCGFFPVDAEALNYLRLTGRSEEQIALVEKYCKENSLWYSSDQPDAEFTELVEIDLSDLEPNLSGPKRPQDLIPLSDMQQSFNKAITAPAGNQGFGLDASEFDKEVEIDHPNGNKSVMKTGAVAIAAITSCTNTSNPYVMLGAGLLAKNAVEKGLEVPEYVKTSLAPGSKVVTGYLQDSGLMPYLDQLGFNLVGYGCTTCIGNSGPLREEIEKAIADSDLTVSSVLSGNRNFEGRIHPLVKANYLASPPLVVAYALAGTVDIDLNNDPIGQDKDGNDVFFNDIWPSMDDVRDQVKKVVTPEIFRKEYENVFESNEKWNAIETTDEPLYSWNDDSTYIQNPPFFEGLSKDAGKVETLSGMRAIGKFADSVTTDHISPAGAIAKDMPAGKYLQDKQVSPRNFNSYGSRRGNHEVMMRGTFANIRIKNQLAPGTEGGFTTYWPTGDVMPIYDAAMKYQEDGTGLVVLAGNDYGMGSSRDWAAKGTNLLGIKTVIAQSFERIHRSNLVMMGVLPLQFQEGDGPDSLGLSGKETFEVEIDETVKPRDLVKVTATDEDGKQTSFEVIARFDSDVEVDYYRHGGILQMVLRNKLA; translated from the coding sequence ATGACTAATCAGAATCCATTTCAAGCAAAAAAGCAATTTGATCTGAACGGGAAAACGTATAATTATTACCAGTTAAAAGCATTAGAAGAAGCAGGGATTGGTAATATCGATCGCTTACCTTTTTCGATTCGTGTTTTACTAGAATCGTTAATTCGTCAGCATGATGGACATGTTATTAAGGATGAGCATGTAAAGAGTTTAGCAAACTGGGGGAAAGAAAAAGGGGAAGATGTACCTTTTAAACCTTCACGAGTTATTTTACAGGATTTTACTGGGGTGCCGGCAGTTGTAGACCTTGCTTCATTACGCAAAGCAATGGTAGATATGGGCGGATCACCTGATAAAATTAATCCGGAAGTACCAGTGGATCTAGTTATTGACCACTCCGTACAAGTTGATGAATATGGTACTAAAAATGCATTACAGGCAAATATGGAGTTAGAATTTGAACGTAATGCAGAACGTTATGAATTTTTAAATTGGGCTCAGAAGGCATTCAATAATTATCGTGCTGTTCCACCTGCAACTGGTATTGTACACCAAGTTAACTTGGAGTACATCGCAAATGTGGTACATGCTATTGATAATGGGGATGGTGAAGTGGATGCATTCCCTGATACATTAGTCGGTACAGATTCTCATACAACCATGATAAACGGTCTAGGTGTGTTAGGCTGGGGTGTTGGTGGTATCGAAGCGGAAGCTGGAATGCTTGGACAACCTTCTTACTTCCCTGCACCTGAAGTAATTGGTGTTAAGTTTACTGGAAGTTTCCCTAATGGGACAACAGCAACAGACTTGGCGTTAAAGGTAACTCAGGTACTTCGTGAGAAGAAAGTAGTTGGTAAATTTGTTGAATTCTTCGGCCCTGGTCTTGAAGATATGCCGTTAGCTGACCGTGCTACCATTTCCAACATGGCTCCAGAATACGGAGCAACTTGTGGATTCTTCCCTGTTGATGCGGAGGCGTTGAACTATCTTCGTTTAACTGGTCGAAGTGAAGAGCAAATTGCATTGGTTGAGAAATATTGTAAAGAAAACAGTTTATGGTATTCTTCTGATCAGCCTGATGCAGAATTTACAGAGCTAGTAGAAATTGACCTTTCTGATCTGGAACCAAACTTGTCAGGACCGAAACGTCCACAAGATTTAATTCCATTATCTGATATGCAGCAATCATTTAATAAAGCAATCACAGCTCCAGCTGGTAACCAAGGATTTGGCTTGGATGCATCTGAATTTGACAAAGAAGTAGAAATCGATCATCCAAATGGCAACAAATCTGTTATGAAAACAGGTGCTGTTGCCATTGCAGCCATTACATCTTGTACGAATACTTCTAACCCTTACGTTATGTTAGGAGCAGGTCTACTTGCGAAAAATGCTGTCGAAAAAGGACTTGAAGTTCCTGAATATGTGAAGACATCATTGGCTCCAGGTTCAAAAGTAGTAACGGGTTATTTACAAGATTCTGGCTTAATGCCGTATCTTGATCAACTAGGATTCAACTTGGTTGGTTATGGTTGTACAACTTGTATCGGTAACTCAGGTCCATTGCGTGAAGAAATTGAGAAAGCCATTGCAGACAGTGACCTAACCGTTTCATCCGTTTTATCTGGTAACCGTAACTTTGAAGGACGTATTCACCCATTAGTGAAGGCTAATTACTTAGCATCACCACCATTAGTAGTAGCATATGCATTAGCTGGTACGGTTGACATTGACTTGAATAACGATCCTATTGGTCAAGATAAAGATGGCAACGATGTATTCTTTAATGATATTTGGCCATCTATGGATGACGTGCGCGATCAAGTTAAGAAAGTAGTAACACCTGAAATCTTCCGTAAAGAATATGAGAATGTATTTGAGTCTAATGAAAAATGGAACGCTATCGAAACAACGGACGAACCATTATATTCCTGGAATGATGACTCTACTTATATTCAGAACCCACCATTCTTTGAAGGATTATCGAAGGATGCTGGTAAGGTAGAAACATTGTCTGGTATGCGGGCAATTGGTAAGTTTGCAGATTCTGTTACGACGGATCACATCTCACCAGCAGGTGCGATCGCAAAAGATATGCCAGCAGGTAAATATTTGCAGGATAAGCAAGTGTCTCCTCGTAACTTTAACTCTTATGGCTCTCGACGTGGTAACCACGAAGTTATGATGCGTGGTACGTTTGCAAATATTCGTATTAAAAACCAGCTTGCACCAGGTACAGAAGGTGGATTTACCACTTACTGGCCAACTGGAGATGTCATGCCTATTTATGATGCAGCAATGAAATACCAGGAAGATGGTACAGGACTTGTTGTATTAGCAGGTAATGATTACGGTATGGGAAGCTCGCGTGACTGGGCTGCCAAAGGTACAAATCTATTAGGTATTAAAACGGTTATCGCACAAAGCTTTGAGCGTATTCACCGTTCTAACCTTGTTATGATGGGTGTATTACCTCTACAGTTCCAAGAAGGCGACGGCCCAGATTCTCTTGGTTTAAGTGGTAAAGAAACATTTGAAGTGGAAATTGACGAAACAGTAAAACCTCGTGATCTTGTAAAAGTTACAGCTACAGACGAAGATGGCAAGCAAACTTCATTCGAAGTCATCGCTCGCTTTGATAGTGACGTCGAAGTAGACTACTATCGTCACGGTGGTATCCTTCAAATGGTATTACGTAACAAACTAGCTTAA
- a CDS encoding Na(+)/H(+) antiporter subunit B, translating into MAVKNDLILRTMTVLISFILFGFAVNLFLAGHNAPGGGFIGGLMTSAAIVLMYMAYGERAMNKVLPFNYRTVLAIGLLIAIATAVGSFFFGEPFLSQTFDHFHFPFFGDIELATALLFDLGVYLTVIGVTMTIVLTISSDR; encoded by the coding sequence ATGGCAGTAAAAAATGATTTGATTTTACGAACGATGACTGTGTTAATTTCTTTTATTTTATTTGGATTTGCAGTCAATTTATTTTTGGCAGGGCATAACGCGCCAGGCGGAGGATTTATTGGCGGGTTAATGACTTCTGCGGCTATTGTGCTGATGTATATGGCATATGGTGAACGTGCGATGAATAAAGTATTACCTTTTAATTATCGTACAGTGTTAGCAATTGGCTTGTTAATTGCAATTGCTACGGCTGTTGGTTCCTTCTTCTTTGGAGAGCCTTTTTTAAGTCAAACATTTGACCATTTTCATTTCCCGTTTTTCGGTGATATTGAATTAGCTACTGCTCTTTTATTTGATTTGGGAGTTTATTTAACAGTTATTGGTGTTACCATGACCATTGTCCTGACCATATCAAGTGATCGATAA
- the folE2 gene encoding GTP cyclohydrolase FolE2 has protein sequence MKDINTNQLPNKADRHKLFGSVEPGEKTKPTEKEKMPDLQNTKKDFLFDIDHVGIANVKQPVQVESQVSPVTQTTIGTFEMTSSIKKNHKGTNMSRFTEMIQESSNNSPFPLSISSLKAFTKKMAERLEQNDNQITIKFPWFFERRGPASDMPGMNHAEASIKINYDRHAGYQITVSLEGTVTTLCPCSKEISEYSAHNQRGIVKMTAELAGNFDEEIIDWKQALLEAAESNASARVHPVLKRPDEKMVTEQAYENPRFVEDMVRLVAADLYEMPFVEKFTVTCQNEESIHLHDAIASITYDKALDR, from the coding sequence ATGAAAGATATAAACACCAACCAACTGCCAAATAAAGCAGATCGACATAAATTGTTCGGGTCAGTTGAACCAGGTGAAAAGACAAAACCTACTGAAAAAGAAAAAATGCCTGATTTACAAAATACTAAGAAAGATTTTTTGTTTGATATAGATCATGTCGGGATTGCCAATGTTAAGCAACCTGTTCAAGTAGAGAGTCAAGTTAGTCCGGTTACCCAGACAACGATCGGTACGTTTGAAATGACTTCCTCTATTAAGAAAAATCATAAAGGGACGAATATGAGCAGATTTACGGAAATGATCCAAGAATCCAGTAATAACAGCCCTTTTCCACTTTCGATTAGTTCGTTAAAAGCATTTACGAAAAAGATGGCTGAACGTTTAGAGCAGAATGATAATCAAATCACCATTAAATTTCCTTGGTTTTTTGAACGCAGAGGTCCTGCATCAGATATGCCGGGAATGAACCATGCGGAAGCATCAATAAAAATAAATTATGACCGTCATGCTGGCTATCAAATCACTGTATCGCTTGAAGGGACAGTTACTACCCTTTGCCCGTGTTCGAAAGAAATTAGTGAATACAGTGCCCATAATCAAAGAGGAATTGTCAAAATGACAGCGGAACTCGCTGGTAACTTTGATGAAGAGATCATTGACTGGAAGCAAGCATTATTAGAGGCTGCTGAAAGTAATGCCAGCGCTCGCGTACACCCTGTATTAAAACGTCCAGATGAAAAAATGGTGACAGAACAAGCTTATGAGAATCCACGGTTTGTAGAGGATATGGTACGATTAGTAGCTGCAGATTTATATGAAATGCCATTTGTCGAAAAATTTACGGTGACGTGTCAAAATGAAGAATCAATTCACCTGCATGATGCAATCGCATCAATTACCTATGATAAAGCATTGGACCGTTGA
- the plsY gene encoding glycerol-3-phosphate 1-O-acyltransferase PlsY — MEYFIFIIIAYILGSFPTGLIVGKAGYKKDIREHGSGNLGATNTFRVLGVKAGIIVVTVDILKGTLAAALPVLFHADVFPLLIGIFAVVGHMYPLFANFKGGKAVATSAGVILGVNPLVFVIMILSFLVILYLSKYVSLASMLTGIITIVVTLIMQETGLTIVTAVLTIFVIYRHQANIKRIINKTEPKIKWM, encoded by the coding sequence ATGGAATATTTTATTTTTATCATAATTGCGTACATACTAGGCTCCTTTCCTACCGGATTAATCGTAGGAAAGGCAGGCTATAAGAAAGACATACGTGAACACGGCAGCGGTAATTTAGGTGCTACCAATACATTTCGGGTACTTGGTGTAAAAGCTGGCATTATCGTGGTCACGGTCGATATTCTAAAAGGGACGCTAGCAGCTGCATTACCGGTCCTTTTCCACGCAGATGTCTTTCCATTGCTAATAGGTATCTTTGCTGTAGTTGGCCATATGTATCCACTGTTTGCCAATTTTAAAGGTGGTAAAGCCGTCGCGACATCAGCTGGAGTTATTTTAGGTGTAAATCCATTGGTTTTTGTAATTATGATTTTAAGTTTTCTTGTGATTTTGTACTTATCAAAGTATGTATCATTGGCTTCGATGTTGACTGGAATTATTACGATTGTGGTTACTCTAATAATGCAGGAAACCGGTCTAACCATCGTTACGGCTGTCTTGACGATATTTGTCATATACCGGCACCAGGCAAACATTAAACGGATTATAAACAAAACCGAACCGAAAATTAAATGGATGTAA